CGCTGACGAGGATCTCGTAGGGGTCGTCGGTTCGGCGCCAGGGGTAGTCGCGGTGGTCGTCCTCGTACCACTCGATCAGCGCCGCGCGGACGGCCTCGCGGTCGTCGGGGAGGCGCCACGCCGAGTCCGCCGCCGTATCACTCATCGCCGGCACTTGGGCGAGCGCCGGTTTAGGGGCAGTGATCCGGGAGCGGACGCGGCATCGATCCGCGAGTCTGCGCGGCCGAACCGTAACCCTAAGCCACCGGACCTCCACGTGGCGGGTATACGACACATGCAAACGCGAACGCCAGCCCAGCACGCCCGACTGGCGCTCCTGCTCGAGGTCGCGGGCACGCCAAAGCCCGGGAACGTCGACCGCCGCCGCGACCTCGCGGACCTGCGGTTCGACCACTTCCTCGCGGGAACCGTCGGCGCCCAGCGCGGCCTCGAGATGGCGGCCGACGGCGCGGGGGTCGGCCCGGCCTTCGAACGCGCCGTCGAGGGGATGTCCGCGCAGGGCGGCGGCAACACCCAGTTCGGCGCGCTGTTGTTGCTCGTTCCGCTGACCCGCGCCGCGAGGGACGACCTCTCCCAGCCGGTCGTCGAAGCCGTCGTCGAGGACACCACCGTCGCGGACGCCGCGGCCTTCTACCGCGCGTTCGAACACGTCGACGTCTTCGTCGCCGATCCGCCGGAAGACATGGCACCGCTCGACGTCCGCCGCGGCGCCGACGCGGTGCCGGCGCTCGAGGAACGGGGGCTGACGCTGCTGGATGTGATGGCGGGGAGCGTCCCCGGCGACGACGTCGCCCGGGAGTGGGTAACGGGGTTCGAGCGCTCCTTCGGGGCAGCCGAGCGACTGGCCGAGGCCGAGGGTCCGCCGCTCGATCGGGCCGCGGCCGTCTTCCTCTCCCTGCTCGCCGAACGTCCCGACACGCTCGTCGCGGACAAACACGGTGAGGACGTGGCGCGAGAAGTCCAGGAGCGCGCCGTGGAGCTTCATGAACGCCGAGCCGTCGAGACCGACCGCGAGGCCGTCGAAGCTTTCGCGGACGACCTCGTCGACCGCGGAATCAACCCCGGCACGACCGCCGACATTACGGCGGCGGGGCTGTTCATCGCGCTCGAGCGCGGGGTGCTCGAGGTATGAGCGACGAGACGGCGGAGGGAGATGAGGAGAACGGCACATCGACAACGTGGCCCGTCGAACTAACCGGCGTCACCGAAACCGTCGTGACGACGCTCGGACCGAACGGTCGCTGGAACGCGGCTGCG
The DNA window shown above is from Halopiger xanaduensis SH-6 and carries:
- a CDS encoding triphosphoribosyl-dephospho-CoA synthase → MQTRTPAQHARLALLLEVAGTPKPGNVDRRRDLADLRFDHFLAGTVGAQRGLEMAADGAGVGPAFERAVEGMSAQGGGNTQFGALLLLVPLTRAARDDLSQPVVEAVVEDTTVADAAAFYRAFEHVDVFVADPPEDMAPLDVRRGADAVPALEERGLTLLDVMAGSVPGDDVAREWVTGFERSFGAAERLAEAEGPPLDRAAAVFLSLLAERPDTLVADKHGEDVAREVQERAVELHERRAVETDREAVEAFADDLVDRGINPGTTADITAAGLFIALERGVLEV